From the Budorcas taxicolor isolate Tak-1 chromosome 1, Takin1.1, whole genome shotgun sequence genome, one window contains:
- the DYNLT2B gene encoding dynein light chain Tctex-type protein 2B, translated as MSVAASFPKRASFAAADGLPETENNAGEPENTYILRPIFQQRFRPSVVKDCIHAVLKEELANAEYSPEEMPQLTKHLSENIKDKLKEMGFDRYKMVVQVVIGEQRGEGVFMAARCFWDADTDNCTHDVFMNDSLFCVVAAFGCFYY; from the exons ATGTCGGTTGCCGCCTCCTTCCCTAAGCGCGCGTCCTTTGCTGCAGCTGACGGCTTGCCTGAGACTGAGAACAACGCTGGGGAGCCGGAGAATACCTATATTCTTCGGCCCATTTTCCAGCAAAG GTTCAGACCCTCTGTGGTTAAAGACTGTATCCATGCTGTACTCAAGGAGGAACTGGCCAATGCTGAATACTCTCCAGAAGAAATGCCTCAGCTCACAAAACACTtatcagaaaatattaaagataaattaaaag agATGGGATTTGACCGATATAAAATGGTGGTGCAAGTAGTGATTGGAGAACAAAGAGGAGAAGGTGTATT CATGGCTGCTCGCTGTTTCTGGGATGCTGACACTGACAACTGTACTCATGATGTTTTCATGAAT gacagTTTATTCTGTGTTGTAGCGGCATTTGGCTGTTTCTACTATTGA
- the TM4SF19 gene encoding transmembrane 4 L6 family member 19, with protein sequence MACSRTCSRILGLSLGTTALFAAVANTLLLFPNWDVTYLLRGLIGRHAMLGSGLWGGGLMVLTAATLISLMGWRYGCFSKIGPCQRMLTALLSSGLALLGALICFITSGVALKDGPFCMFDVSPFNQTQAWKHGYPFKDLHNRNYLYDHSLWNSVCLEPSKAVVWHVCFFSTLLCISLLQILLVVIHFINSFLGLFCSLCEK encoded by the exons ATGGCATGCTCACGGACCTGCTCCCGCATTCTGGGGCTGAGCCTCGGGACTACAGCCCTGTTTGCTGCTGTGGCCAACACACTGCTCCTGTTTCCTAACTGGGATGTGACCTACCTCTTGAGGGGCCTCATTGGCAGGCATGCCatgctgggctctgggctctggggagGAGGCCTCATG GTTCTCACTGCAGCTACCCTGATCTCCCTGATGGGCTGGAGATATGGCTGCTTCAGTAAGATCGGGCCCTGCCAAAGG ATGCTTACTGCTCTGTTGTCAAGTGGCCTGGCTTTGCTTGGAGCCTTGATTTGCTTTATCACTTCTGGAGTAGCCCTGAAAGATGGTCCTTTTTGCATGTTCGATGTCTCACCCTTCAATCAGACACAGGCTTGGAAACATGGTTACCCATTCAAAGACCTACATAACAG GAATTATTTGTATGACCATTCACTCTGGAACTCTGTCTGCCTGGAGCCTTCTAAAGCTGTCGTTTGGCACGTGTGCTTCTTCTCCACCCTTCTGTGCATCAGCCTCCTCCAGATTCTCCTGGTGGTCATTCATTTCATCAATAGCTTCCTGGGCCTTTTCTGCAGCCTCTGTGAGAAGTGA